CttatttgacaggtttttaatGTACTTTTCCCCAGAGGTTTTTTTGAAGACTGAATATATTATTTGAagatttctttcttctttttctgcgTTTGGCAGTGTTTTTTGAGTTTTTGTATAGGATTGTTTTACCCGATCTGTGCCCGGCCCATCCGTTCAGTTCGTAACACATTTAACAGACTCACAAGAGTActtttcacattttttattCTCAGCGGAATCATTAAGCTGTGATAATATACGGTTGACTTCATTGTACTGTTTCTGAAAGTTAGCCGCCATGGCCCTAAGCTTTGTAGGGTCTATTTTTGTTTGAGATACAGGTGTAAGCATTGTGTGGCCGTTACGGCAAGCCTTAGAGTTCTCTTTGTAAAGCTTGGTTTTCTGCTTCTCGAGACGACGATGATGAAACCTTGTTAGGGCTTCAATGAATCCACGTTCAGGTTTTTGTTCTAATGCTTTTATTGTCCTTTTTGAATTCTTCGTCTGCTGGAATGTTAGCCCGTGCAGAATATCGTAGTGGCTTTGGACACGTGTTCTTTTTCAAGTGGTCATTTAGTTTTTTGTTGAATTCTtccgttttcttaattttggcCTCCGTGGTGGTCGGAGCTTCATCTCCCGCCTTCCTCTTAGTACcagttttcttttgcttatgCTGAAAAGGTTTCGCCGGAGGTTTCTGATAGCTGGTAATAGGGTTTTTAAGATCCGAGACGCAACGGCTTCTAGGACGCGGTGGCTGATAAAGGACTGGGACTAGAACGCCGTCGTTTGCGCGGGAAAAGTAAAGTTAAGATTCCCAGATACAAGACGATGCGGCTGCGAAACGCTAAGTGTGATTCTTCGGGATTTCTTTCGCAGAAATACGTAGCCATGGCATCATTTAAGAAAGTCCAAGAAATGCTCTGTTTGTGTCTGATAGAAGGGATCATAGGCGAAGAAGAGTTTGTTCTGCTTTCCGAAGTACATAGGCCGAGTAATCTTCCTTTTCCTCACTCGGCGTATGAAAAGTTTTCCCTCGCGAATAAAGACCCAGCCGAATGTAAAGCTGATTTCCGAGTGGAAAAGAGGGATATTCCTTTGCTGATTGACGCATTAAGAGTACCGCCTGTGTATAATGCTGAAGAGATTTTCTTACCCGTGCCGGTATTCCAACATGATACccatttttggacgatccgtGCCAGAACTAAGCATGATTAGTAATGAGGTTGTAGACTTGATGTACACAACTCACGGTCACAAAATAACATAGTGGAATCATGACCTTTTAAATCCAGCTGCACTGAATCAGTATGCTGATGCCATTAGTAACAAAGGAGCAGCACTagaaaattgttttggtttcaTAGATGGAACTGTGCGCCCCATTTCTAGACCAGATGCAAACCAAAGAATTGTATACAATGGACATAAACGGGTTCATGCCCTTAAATTTCAGTCTGTTGCACTCCCAAATGGAATTATTGGCCACCTATATGGTCCTGTTGGTAGGTGCATGCTCTAAACCGACACCCAATTTTAGCTCTTAGGCACAATGTTCTAAGTTTTAaaactttcttcctttttttttcacagaaggAAGGATGCACGATGCACGAATTTTGGCAGTTTCTGATTTGTATGatgatttggaaaattttgctttCTGTCCAGCGGGAAGAGAAATGTGTTTATATGGTGACCCAGCCTACCCGCTTAGAATCCACCTCCAAGCCCCTTTCGGAGTTGGAGTTTTAACAAggcaaatggaaatttttaatgaaaaaatgaTTGCAGTACGTGCATCTGTAGAGTGGTTATTTGCGGACATCgtcaactatttcaaatttctaGATTTCAAAAAGAATTTGAGGATAGATTTAAGTCAAGTTGGCAAGATGTACATAGTCTGTGCAATTCTACGAAACGCTTTAACCTGCCTTTATTCTAACACAACTGCTAAATACTTTGGAGTCGACCCTCCATCATTACAAGACTATTTTCGTTAATTGTAAGTTTACAGCTTGAGAACAAAACAACTGCTACTTATGGTACAAAAGAACTTTTAAGAGATACCATATTCAACATGTCTTGCATGACAAAAGGTTAAATATGTTCTGTTTTTCCATTTTCCAAAAACATAAGTTATAACAGCAGTATAACAGTAGTACCTACACTGAAGCCATTAAAGGGCCTGAAATAACATTACCCAAAATAGAATGTTCATGTGAAGCAAAGCTCCAAGTTCAACTtaatataacaacaacaattgcaTCTGAAAGTGCTTCTTTGTAAACAGTATCTACTTATCTGTTGTATGTATTATTTTTTCCAATAACAACATCAAAGCCTTTGactgctgctgttgctgctccatcatcatcatctgagAGTTGAGTAATTGCTGTTGgctttgttgctgttgctgctgtATGACTTTCAGCACGTCTGCTTGTTgctgttgcatttgcatttgctGTTTCCTCAAGACCTCCATTTTCTCTCTCTCGAGTGTTTGATGCTCCTTCCTCATCTTTAGGTCTTCCTCTTTCAGTTGGTCACTTAGTTTGGCTCTTTCAGCTAAGTATTGGATAGCATCACCTCCACTTCTTCGTTGACGCTTCGGTTTATCGTCGCATTCATCTGCTGATGAGTCTCTTTTCTTCGTCTCTGACAGCTTCTCCATCGCTTTTAGTCGAACATCTTCCGCCTTCACCAGGTCGTATTGAAGTTTTTTACTGCTTGTTCCCTGTGTTTCCTGTAATTCCGCTTCGCCACTTTCCTCCAACGCGATGATCGTATCCAGTAGGTTTTCTAATTCCGTTGGCTCATCGGGAGTTATCCCAGTTGCTTTTTCCTCGGCTTGAAGTTTCTTCTTATGTTTGTAAACAAGATTTCCAACATGGTCTCTAACTGACCGCTTATCGACTCTGAATTTCGGTACAGTGCATTTGTTCAAAGTGTCTGCTATTTTTTCCCACATGCTGCTTCTTTTTGTTGACCCTTTCTTAGTTGTGTAGGGATTTACATTGGCGACTTCTCTGCATAGAATGGCTTCATGGTCATGACTCCAAAACATTACTGAACTAAAGACAATGTTAAATAAAACTGAATTAAATAATGCAAGCTTAGCGGCAAATGCACGCAATGAATCGAAAAATGCAACGGTAAAAGAGACGAGGAAAGTATGCAGAAGACTCTTGTATTCAACATTTGCAGTTCTAGCTCATGACTTACTTGCAAGCCTTGCTCGAAAGTGCTTCCATTTTGTAAGCCTCGAACACCTGAAAAAAAGTTCAAataaaccaaaatccatgcatCTCTGCGATCTAAAATGTCGGCAGAAATTACATCCAATGATCCTAGATtgctcatttttcaaatttagaGGAATATATCCTCATTTAATTTAAACACTGAAAGGAGTATACTCACGTTTTGTGCAGAACTTCAAAATTGTTAAACCCACGTTCTCGACGCGACGTGATGCCATCAGGTCGACGGCGTGAGCATGCGCAATATGTCACctctttgaaaatttacttCCGGTCGCGTTTTACAGCCGCCGCGTCTCggatcttaaagtccctaatattGTCCTCGCTCTCCTCGCCACTCCATTCTTGTTCTGGTTGTCCTTGGATGTCCAAGAGTTCATTATCGTTTTCGGGTGAGCTAAGAGACGCTTCATAATCGTCCTCCATTTTCGTTTGAGAATAAGGATATGTGACTTTCAAGCAAGACCACGGTTTTGAATCTTACGATTCTCGTCAGTTGCTATATCAATATATGTCAGAAGGTTGAGTGAGACTCTGAACCGTTCCGTACGTTTTGGTTTGTAAGAGGTTTTTATACCACGTAAATTCGCTAGTTGGATCGAAAGTGGTGCGGCCTTAAGGGCTGGTTGTTTAATGCGACTTCCACATCTAACACAACTTCTTCTAACTCTGGGAATCCTAGCATGTCGTTGCCgattgatttgtagaatgcgTTCTTGAACAGGCCAATCAGACTTTCAAACTGGCCTCCCCACCATGTTGCATGACTCAGATTGAATTTCCACTTGATGGAGTTTTCAGCAAGGAAGGCATGGCATCTCTCGTCCTTATGTACCTTCTGTAACCATTTGGCAGCAGCCTTGAAGGTAGATCCGTTGTCGGAGTATGTGATTTCTGGTCTTCCTCTTTGAGCGCTGAACCGTTTGAAGCTTGCTAAGAAATCTGAAATTTGTAAGGATGATAAACTGCTCTGGTCAAGCTGCAACCATACAGTGGCAAATATGCCTTTCCTTCCTTCTTTGGACTCTGCTGTTATCGGATTGGTCCCACCAAGTCCACTCCTACTACTTGGAAGGGTGTAGAACCTTGCGTTCTGGTTATAGGTAAACTGCCTGGCGGAGGGACTGGGTATGGCTTGGCCTGGAATTTCTTGCAACCGTTACTGCTTCCTCTAAGCTTCTTTACAAGATGATGTAGTCTTGGCACCCAGAATCTTTCTCGGACCTTCGCCATAGTTAGACCAACCCCTCCATGTATGGTGGATACGTGAGCTTGGAAGATAAGTTTGGTGGTAAAGGGATGGTCATCTAGCAGGTAGACCAGATACTCGCCTAAGATTCGTCCACGGCATTCATACACTTACTGACTGTTGAGTTGGAGGTTCAGTTGAAGCTGGTGAGTTTGAAAATTAGGATTCTGTACAGCTGAATGCTGAGCTCGCTTCACCCACCACAGGTTCTGTGACTCAATCTCTTTGAAAGCACGACTTTCAAATTCTCTTAGAGGTTCTTCAAATACCTGACAGCTTCAGATGTCATCAAAGAAGTGTTGTTGACGGAATGGAGGGTATATGCATTCTTCTTAGAAGACTAAGTTATCCATGCAGATACAGTGACATTTCTCGATCCAGACCGCCAGTACCAGTTCTCAGCATGGTCGGTAATGATGTGTTGGATTTTATATATAACACCCACAGCCATCGCATAACACAATAGAACCACAATGTGCTTAATCCAGCAGAATTACAGATATACAGTAAATTGCAAAGTAGCTGCTTTACATAATTGTTTTGAATTCGTTGATGGAACCGTTCGACCCTTATGCAGACAAGGAGAAAACCAAAGAGAGACCTACAACGGCCATAGAAGAGTTCATGCTCTAAAATTTCAGTGTACGTGTTGGTCTACCCAATCGTTTAATTGGTAACCTTTATGGTCCAGTGGCTAAGTTTCCTGGGTGTGTTTGTATAAAGAGAGAGTGGGAGATAttaatttcactttgtttttaaCATGAAAAATTGGAAGAATGTGCTGATTAAAGAGTGAGAGGACTTGGTAAATAGAAAGATGCTTTCTataattgttttgtttaagATTGAGTTCCAGCCAAAAGGTGCAACATCTGGAATGCATTAACTGGTGACATGAGCCTGCTGGCGAATTTTCCAATCATACATTGTGCCCCAAAATTAGGAGCTCATTCTTTAGTAGAGGATGGAGAGAGGGAGAGGAAAAATGTTGTCCCACCCCTTTCTGATACATTGTACATTTTCTGACACTCCCACCTTTGACAGACATCCTCTCAATTCCACTCAACATGAGATGGCTATAAGAGGCTTCATTTTGTATCCAGTCAGACAAGATGGGCATTTAACCATACAATAGACTTGACACTGTGAAACATAAACCTTAAATTTAATCAATAAAAATGTTGTAGCTTCAAATATATACAGTGACACTGTAGTTTGTAGCCAGTCAGAAAAGATGTGCATAAATCGTTGAAACATTAATCTTGGATTTAATCAATGTAAGGTTTTGCAACAACAGTAATCAATTATAAATTTGCAGTCTCAAAACGTACCGTCAAATACAAACAGTGTACTATTGCATGTCTGGAAAACATGCATGCTACCTCAGTACTTTTTCACAGTAAAACTTCCAGTAACAAAAACATTGAACTCAAACTTAAGACTTTGATGCATAAAATAGCGGATACTTAGCTGTTCTTATTTTGGCCGTTTGCAAGCAAACAATGCATGAGCTGAGtctgctgctgctgttgttgtgcTAGCATTTTCATCATATCCTCCTTTTGACTCAGCTCCCTTCGTCTCAACTCCAAATCCTCCTTCCTCAGCACACTCTCTCTTTCTGACTTTTCTTTCAGAAATTGCACCACTTCCGACGTCGATCTTCTTCCTTTCTTTGCCGTCTGGGCTTGTTCGTCTTTTTTCTCAGCATTCCTTTTTTTGGTTTCACTTAAACGCTCAACGGCTCGCTTGCGGTGCTCCTCCGCTGCTTCCTTTTCAGCGTTCTTGTTATCATCTTGTAGGCTTCTCGCATCCATGGCCGCCTTCTCTTTCTCTATGATTTCTTCTAATGCTTTGTCTAGGTTTGGGTTCCTCACAGTCTATCCCAGAGGCAGCTTCCTCCATTCTCATTTTcgctttttatttttgttgcagTAATGTCAGCCTGTCTCTGACACTTCTCTTTGGTACTGTAAACTTAGGATGATCAGAGGCATTTAGGTTGGCTGCTATTTCGTTCCTTAAATCTCCTCTTTCCTTGCTACGGTAAGGATGTTTGCAAGGTTCAACCACTAAAACTTCTTTGCAAAGATTCAAGTCGTGGAGTTCTGTCCACTCCATTCTGAGGAAATTCAAatcaaaatatttaaaaaaagttattttttcgGAAAATTACACTCTTAAATGATCGCGTTAATGGCATGAAGATTTACTGCTTAAAATGATTGTAAAAGATTACATGTTGGTCGGAATTAAAGGGAAAACGAAACAGGTAATCACCTTGTTAGTTCTCGATTTCACCTTTGTTAAAGGTTTGTGGGATTTATATCTTCTCAACAAAATGTTTTGCTGAGAAATCCCACAAAGCCCGAATTTTTGAGTGTTCCCCAAGTTTTTGTACTTCAAAATTGCAGTAAGATGCAATATTGTGGAAAGATTAGGGGCTAAAGAACATTTAACTTTTCATGTCAACTGCCAGACATAAACCCTTGACCTAAACAAGATGAAAATACATAAATTTATACTCACGCTGTCTCGACATTCGGCCACTATGGCAAAGATGGCGTTTTCGAGTTCTCAGTGTTGCGCAACTTAATGTGGACGACAGCTGAAGCATGCACAGTAGCGTGCTAAGCGacattttcacttccggtcgtCATCCTCAGGGTTCTCGTCGACCTTGGTTAAGGTCCCTAATAGCAATACAGTGGACGACTCCATATAACAGTTGTGTTCTTTTGACCTTCAACGTGGTTACACATTAAGAGTAGTAGCTAGTGTATAACCATTTTCGCCGAATGTCGCTTATGTCCAACCATCACCATCACTATCTGGTGGATCCATCTGAGAAAGCTTACAGTCCCGAGAAACACAACCTTGACGCCTGCAGTCTCCCAACCGAAAATGATCATCATCATACCAACTATCCCTGCTGCCAAACATAtctcttactttttttttggaagaaacAGTATGGCCAGGATTTATCGACTTCGAAAAATCGCAACTTCAAAAACTTTAGAAGTCTTTGATTCATCCACTCCCACTTAGCaataaaatgagtaaaatatagAACTGGAATAAGAGCATAATCATCATAACAACCGTTAATGATGATGGTTATAATTGCACTTGCTCTCCATTACCCTTCAACTATAGCAATTGATATCTAACAGATCAAATACTACATTTTCTTCTATCGGTAAAGAATGGCACATTCTAACGAAATGTATtacgtcaatttttttttatacgtTTCCTTCCTACCAAAATAAGAAGGTTTGTTTCGCTAACAACATCTTCAGGAAAGTGAGGAGGCTCGGACCACCTGGTCGTAAGATCAGGATCTAAGAAATATTGTATAAGTCCCGTTATTTCCGCCAACCGGGCCACTTCGTGGGAGGTAAGTGTGACCTGAATTGACGGTCCTAAACGAATAACTTCTCCATTCATATTTATTACGCGTGAAATTTTTCTTCCTGAAACCAAGAAAAAATAAGTTCAGCTTCCCCAAACCCTCCCACAAGAAGAAAATATTACTTCGAAGAAAATGAATAATAACTGATATTTGGAAACAAGCCACACAAACTGTAGACAGCTATTTCGTCATGCAAAATGCCGAAGCTTAATGAACAGCTTTTTCCATATCCTAAGTTATAAAAGCCTTTTTGGAGTCAAGCAAACATTACGGCCAAAAGAAGTAAAAGCCTACACACAGCTACTCCGATCCGTCATATGCAAAATGCTGAGGCTTAATGAACAGCTTTTATAACTTTAAGATGTTCTACTTTGCCATGTAAATTGGGGCCGTCCATTggagaaggttttttttttccaccaaaTTTGCAAGCGTAATACTCTTTAACCCATAATAAGCTGATTGAATTATTGTATAAGTACGGCAggttatttcaaagaaaataaataccCCGTTTTACTTTGTCTTTCCCACAAAAAGAATGCTATTTGATGCCGATATGGGTTGGCACCAATAGGGACAACAGACGTTCCTCATTAGAAAGGTTTACGTAGAAGAAACCTATTTCTTGGGGACTTTTTCCTGGGGACTGCAAGTTGTCCCCATATTTACAGTGCTGGTAGGTTTCTGTATGTCTGGCTTTAATTAAAAGTGCAATGGTGAACACATGTAAGAATGGTGTGTATTATGTACAAGGAATCTGAGGCGAAATGGCTGGTCTAATCTGCCAGTTCTGACAAACAACATAAATGCCAATAGAATCTTGTATAATTTTGTATCTCTCTTACCTCTTGGACGACTGCCGTTCAAAATCACTAAGTGTTGACATGATTTCTGGATTGTTGACCTGGGACCAGTCTGGTTGATTAACATAACTTTCTACCAGCAACCTGGAAGTTTCTCCTCCTCTTCGCTTGTTAAACATAACTAGCCTTGCTAGGGTTGCTTGAGCTAGTTGATTCCAGACTTCCAGTTGAGGTTGCCCTTCTTGAAGGATTTGCACTGttgatgaaataattgaaaGGGCACTCGTCCTCAACTTTTCAGGATCCTCTGCAAGTGGCAGCAGTTTCAAGAGCCAAGAGCGCCAAGGGAATGATGTGAAACACGATGGTTCCACTCTGTTTCAATAAGTTTTTCAAAGTTGTCCACATCTTCCTGTAGTTCCTTATCCTTTCTTCGCAAGGCATGGTCCCGGAGGATGTTAACGTACCTTTTGAGggaatggccaatttttaaagacAATGATGGAATTGCCACGTGCTGCACACCGTCTTcagaattaaattttgaaaggGTTTTCACACCGCTAACAATGACATCAAATTCTCCAGGCTTTATGAAATCGGAAAGTTGGGCGTCAAGACTAGCATTTGTTGTGCGAAATTGCAGCAAGAGCCTTGCGAGTTCTCTCATCCtttgagaaacaaaatgattgtTTATCCCCACGCTTTTCAATTAGCAACACTCCAAGTTCCTTGATTAGCCAATCGTTTCTAGCTACAAGAGTGACTTCATCGCTTTTCATGGCTGCGAACAATTTAGATAGTACATTGCTGCTGTCGCTGCAAATagctggaaataacagttttGCCTTTTCTTGTACCTTCTGGTATTTTGGAGTTTCATTTTCGTCTGGTTTGAACTTGCACGATTTAACATGTTTCCGTAATTCTTGACGCTTTATGAACCCAAGGCAAAAATTGCAGGGAAGAAAATCCGAAGGGTTGCACCCTTTACCAGAGGTAGGACGTCTATAGACGATCAGCTCTCCTTTTCCAGTCTCCATTACAGTCAAATTGTAATGATAGTTCCCTAATAACCGCAGTTTCTCAAGATGTTTTTTCCTTGATGGCGACCCCTTGTTGAAGGAAGGAGCAATGGCAACTTCTTTTTCAGTCATGTGCTTGAGCTCATAATGTCTTAGACACCAAATAATGTTTTAGGCACCAAAACGTCACAATAATGTTTTAGACACCAAAACGTCACAGTAAAAACAGGCTTGTTTTTGTTGTACACTCTTCTGTTGAATTCACTTCTTTGAGCACATCGTACAGACGCTAAAGAGAAAAAATTCACCGTTAGCTTCAAGTgtcacaattttgtttttgcatgtAGTGGTGTCCAGGAACAGATAGCTTCTTGGTAGCTGTTGCATGCTGATACGCCTTTATGTATTTCTGGTTGAAAAAATGAGAATCTTTAGTTTTTGGGGTTAACTGTGAATGAATACACTCACCCATAAGTGGTGCACCATCGATTCTTTCAGCAATTTCCTCAGCCACTCTCCAGGCATTTCTTTCCAATCTAACTTCTTTATTTCTATAGTGCGCTTCTTTGGAAAGATTCTCAATGTCTTCATCTGTGAGGCCAGCAAAAATTGGGTCATATTCCCAGGTCAATGTGCCCCTATCAGCAAGTGCATCTCCTATGATACTTGTCGTTTCCTTTTGGCCTCATTTTGACCTGAGTCACCTCTTGATCTGTGCAACCTGTTATAAAAGTCAAGATTCCACATAGGACATATTTCCATAGCTCTAATCTGGACATCAAAATTAGTAACCGATACACCTGGTCCTCCATCAGTTAGTTCTGATCATCTTGGTTTTATCATAGGCAAACCAATGTCCTTTTTCCGTTCAATTGCTCCGCCACAATGTAATGCGAATCTTTCACAGGAAACGGTTATATCATCTTTACTAGCTCCAACATCATTGAGTACATGAACACACCTTTTGGTAGTTTCTTTGATTTGACTTATCAGGGGAACTAACCTGTTTGCCAACACCAGTAGATCTGGTTCAGATTGGATCTGTGTTAGTTGTTCACTAGCTTTTGAGAGATGGCGTTGCAAGTGATTTAGTCGATCCAGTTCACATTGCTTGTGTCTGCAATCAGTGTCttcttttttaatgttcaaaagATCATTTCTCTCAAACATATCCTTGTATTGACATAGGGTATCATGACATGCCCTCATAAAATTTCTAGTGTTTACATCCAAGCCCTTGTTTGTACCAGGTACATCAAGTTCCTCTTGGTGGCCTTGAGCTAGCAAAACTGTTTCATTTGCCCATGTAGTTTCAGATGAGTCTATGACAGCCTTTGGTCTTGTAAAAACAAAGTGGCTGTCACCAGTGGAAACGAATTTCTCAGATCCATCAACAATTACTCCCTCTTTATGGAAAATTCTATGAGTAGATGGTGTCACAAAGGCACTACTCTCTGCAAAGGTAATTTTTGCTGCTTATTGATATCTGATGGCATCAACACCTTAACATTTCGAGCTTTGGAAAATCCCTCACTAGTTCCAGGCCTTACATATGCGTTGTCATCTATGctttgcatgaaaacaaatATACGGTTTGAAGATGTTTTTTGAGACCAAAATGACCTTTGCACATTTCAGACGTGAGCCCGCTGATGATGGGTGTTTTCGTTGTCTTTATCTTTAGGGGGcttttttgaacaaaaaagtcctttaaaTTTATGTCTTTTGGCCTGCATAGATCTCTTGTTTCTTCGAGCAGAT
This window of the Acropora muricata isolate sample 2 chromosome 14, ASM3666990v1, whole genome shotgun sequence genome carries:
- the LOC136897596 gene encoding mRNA export factor GLE1-like → MWEKIADTLNKCTVPKFRVDKRSVRDHVGNLVYKHKKKLQAEEKATGITPDEPTELENLLDTIIALEESGEAELQETQGTSSKKLQYDLVKAEDVRLKAMEKLSETKKRDSSADECDDKPKRQRRSGGDAIQYLAERAKLSDQLKEEDLKMRKEHQTLEREKMEVLRKQQMQMQQQQADVLKVIQQQQQQSQQQLLNSQMMMMEQQQQQSKALMLLLEKIIHTTDK